One Deltaproteobacteria bacterium genomic window carries:
- a CDS encoding long-chain-acyl-CoA synthetase: MDLRSVLADLRASSDTFGALVRRQAETIPDRLALAFEHESLTYAAYNQEVNHVAGALRRAGVVKGTPVAILCLNSPLFLATLGAVAKLGAVGALINTHVRGSALTSVLRASGAAVGVCDGDALAGLDAVRGTHPVRFLADAGTASLPADMRPLRDVLTRADEPDLPDLRGGDVFLYIYTSGTTGYPKPAIIRHLRFTMAGLSLAPLLGVEPGETIYAPLPLYHGESLFVGFAPAFRVGGTFASRRRFAAHAFLDDVRRHRAVAFVYVGELCRYLLRQPVTPRDRDHRLRVAAGAGLRPDIWVPFQERFGIARIVEMYGATEGNVALHNADGRVGSVGKPHPLLEDNVRLARFDLACGELVRGPDGFCVPCEAGEPGELLGRVGGESSAVDYDGYTDRQATEAKLVRDAFAAGDAWFRTGDLLRRDADGYYYFVDRLGDTFRWKGENVATQEVADLLNTAPGVSETSVYGVVVPGTEGRAGMAAVVLREGEGFDGRAFYAHGERHLPGYARPAFVRLVREVDVTGTLKQRKLALAAEGYDPARIADPLFVRDDTARTYLPFTRALLDEVATGRRRL; the protein is encoded by the coding sequence GTGGACCTCCGCAGCGTCCTCGCCGATCTGAGGGCCTCCTCCGACACCTTCGGCGCCCTGGTCCGCCGCCAGGCCGAGACGATTCCCGATCGCCTGGCGCTCGCGTTCGAGCACGAGTCGCTCACCTACGCCGCCTACAACCAGGAGGTGAACCACGTCGCGGGGGCGCTCCGGCGCGCGGGGGTCGTCAAGGGAACGCCGGTCGCGATCCTCTGCCTGAACAGCCCCCTCTTCCTCGCCACGCTCGGGGCCGTCGCCAAGCTCGGCGCCGTCGGCGCCCTGATCAACACACACGTCCGGGGGAGCGCGCTCACCAGCGTGCTCCGGGCTTCGGGGGCCGCCGTAGGCGTCTGCGACGGCGATGCCCTCGCCGGCCTCGACGCCGTGCGCGGAACGCACCCCGTCCGCTTCCTCGCCGACGCGGGCACGGCCTCCCTCCCCGCCGACATGCGCCCCCTGCGCGACGTACTCACCCGCGCCGACGAGCCGGACCTCCCCGACCTCCGCGGCGGCGACGTCTTCCTCTACATCTACACCTCGGGCACGACCGGCTATCCGAAGCCCGCCATCATCCGCCACCTCCGCTTCACGATGGCCGGCCTCAGCCTGGCGCCGCTCCTCGGCGTCGAGCCGGGCGAGACGATCTACGCCCCTCTGCCCCTCTACCACGGCGAGAGCCTGTTCGTCGGCTTCGCTCCCGCCTTCCGCGTCGGCGGGACGTTCGCCTCGCGCCGGCGCTTCGCGGCGCACGCCTTCCTCGACGACGTCCGCCGCCACCGGGCGGTGGCCTTCGTCTACGTGGGCGAGCTCTGTCGCTATCTCCTCCGCCAGCCGGTCACGCCCCGCGACCGCGACCACCGGCTGCGCGTCGCCGCCGGGGCCGGCCTCCGGCCGGACATCTGGGTCCCCTTCCAGGAGCGCTTCGGCATCGCGCGGATCGTCGAGATGTACGGCGCGACGGAGGGCAACGTCGCGCTCCACAACGCCGATGGGCGGGTCGGATCCGTCGGCAAACCCCATCCGCTGCTGGAAGACAACGTGCGGCTTGCCCGCTTCGACCTCGCTTGTGGCGAGCTCGTGCGCGGTCCGGACGGCTTCTGCGTCCCCTGCGAGGCAGGCGAGCCGGGCGAGCTCCTCGGGCGCGTCGGCGGCGAGAGCTCGGCCGTCGACTACGACGGCTACACCGATCGCCAGGCGACGGAGGCGAAGCTCGTGCGGGATGCGTTCGCGGCGGGCGACGCCTGGTTCCGGACGGGCGACCTCCTGCGCCGCGACGCCGACGGCTACTACTACTTCGTCGACCGCCTCGGCGACACCTTCCGGTGGAAGGGCGAGAACGTCGCCACGCAGGAGGTCGCCGACCTGCTGAACACCGCCCCGGGCGTGAGCGAGACGAGCGTCTACGGCGTCGTCGTCCCGGGCACGGAGGGCCGCGCCGGCATGGCGGCGGTCGTGCTCCGCGAGGGGGAGGGTTTCGACGGAAGAGCCTTCTACGCGCACGGCGAGCGTCACCTCCCCGGCTACGCTCGCCCGGCCTTCGTGCGGCTCGTCCGCGAGGTGGACGTGACCGGGACGCTCAAGCAGCGCAAGCTCGCGCTCGCGGCCGAGGGATACGACCCGGCGCGCATCGCCGATCCGCTCTTCGTGCGCGACGACACGGCACGCACCTACCTCCCGTTCACGCGGGCGCTCCTCGACGAGGTCGCGACGGGCCGGCGGCGTCTCTGA
- a CDS encoding serine/threonine protein kinase, whose amino-acid sequence MGDLAPGETVDQYQLLDVIARSGMATIFRARDLENGHPVALKVPHLQYASDLVFHERFRREEEIGQRLDHPAVIKVFRPRQKSRLYLAMEYVAGELLRDRLRRERRLPVPAAVELAVQIADALVYLHDHGVIHRDLKPENIMVTPDGRVKLVDFGIALDTTLRKMTWAGLSQTVGTPDYMAPEQVKGKRGDARSDLYALGVILYEMLTGEMPFQGDNVYAAMRAKLHDDPTPPRRLRPEISPALEEIILHALERDPRDRPESALELREALAHPESVVITGRAARQRPKPTMPRWLRTLLAVAGAVAAYGLLVWALSRAG is encoded by the coding sequence ATGGGAGACCTCGCCCCCGGCGAGACCGTCGACCAGTACCAGCTCCTCGACGTGATCGCGCGCAGCGGCATGGCCACCATCTTCCGGGCGCGCGACCTCGAGAACGGGCACCCGGTCGCGCTCAAGGTGCCGCACCTCCAGTACGCGAGCGACCTCGTCTTCCACGAGCGCTTCCGCCGTGAGGAGGAGATCGGGCAGCGCCTGGATCATCCCGCCGTCATCAAGGTCTTCCGCCCGCGCCAGAAGAGCCGGCTCTACCTGGCGATGGAGTACGTCGCGGGGGAGCTGCTCCGCGACCGCCTGCGGCGCGAGCGCCGCCTCCCCGTGCCGGCCGCGGTCGAGCTCGCGGTCCAGATCGCCGACGCGCTCGTCTACCTGCACGATCATGGCGTCATCCACCGCGACCTCAAGCCCGAGAACATCATGGTCACGCCGGACGGCCGCGTGAAGCTCGTCGACTTCGGCATCGCGCTCGACACGACGCTCAGGAAGATGACGTGGGCGGGCCTATCCCAGACGGTCGGCACCCCGGACTACATGGCCCCCGAGCAGGTGAAGGGGAAGCGCGGCGACGCGCGCAGCGACCTCTACGCCCTGGGCGTCATCCTGTACGAGATGCTGACCGGCGAGATGCCGTTCCAGGGCGACAACGTCTACGCGGCGATGCGTGCCAAGCTGCACGACGACCCGACGCCGCCGCGCCGCCTGCGTCCCGAGATCTCGCCGGCCCTCGAGGAGATCATCCTGCACGCGCTCGAGCGCGACCCGCGGGACCGTCCCGAGAGCGCGCTCGAGCTGCGCGAGGCGCTCGCCCACCCCGAGAGCGTGGTCATCACCGGTCGCGCGGCCCGCCAGCGCCCGAAGCCAACGATGCCACGCTGGCTCCGGACGCTGCTCGCCGTCGCGGGCGCGGTCGCCGCCTACGGCCTCCTCGTCTGGGCGCTGTCGCGCGCCGGATAG
- a CDS encoding response regulator produces the protein MSEAPLILVVDDDPASCDIAARLLERQGYRTRRAGSGRECLHIVEQEPVDLILLDVMMPNMDGFEVCEALRALPGGRGVPVILLTARDDLDTRLEGMYQGVSEFLTKPINTHELYARVRAQLHIVDLGRQLQSVERNLRTMRTRSAPPPSRR, from the coding sequence ATGAGCGAAGCCCCCCTCATCCTGGTCGTCGACGACGACCCCGCCTCCTGCGACATCGCGGCGCGGCTCCTCGAGCGCCAGGGCTATCGGACCCGGCGCGCCGGCAGCGGCCGCGAATGCCTGCACATCGTCGAGCAGGAGCCCGTCGACCTGATCCTGCTCGACGTCATGATGCCCAACATGGACGGGTTCGAGGTGTGCGAGGCCCTCCGGGCGCTCCCCGGCGGCCGCGGGGTGCCGGTGATCCTCCTCACCGCCCGCGACGACCTCGATACCCGGCTCGAGGGCATGTACCAGGGTGTCAGCGAGTTCCTCACCAAGCCGATCAACACCCACGAGCTGTACGCCCGCGTGCGGGCGCAGCTCCACATCGTCGACCTCGGGCGCCAGCTCCAGTCCGTCGAGCGCAACCTGCGGACCATGCGGACCCGCAGCGCCCCCCCTCCTTCCCGGCGCTGA
- a CDS encoding APC family permease codes for MPQEAPSVKPTLGLTGVTVNAMALIAPGAFLWITYQLQAAAAAPDGSSVGSDIWAGIGFALILAFLTAISYAQLARIYPEAGFGSCYYFAEKAFLDRENKKHHRWARLAKIVTGWAAHLFYWVYPGVMVAMMATLVGYVYGQLTGGTMSVTSMIIFSAFFAALTGYIAFRGVTGSTFTSLMINVIQLSTLVLFSVLAIYYRVANPEHATQWTFSGGWDVIRPHSVQGVLIQSTIAILILVGFESCTAFAAETVDPHRNIPRAVILSLVIQGLIAYLFEYFAAGFMVSEKLAGTDSTGAAVTGMAAAAASSAPIGDMAIRVGDAVLGGIGFGLMISIAITVGLAILGTTLSCLNTAVRVSYAMAQDQEMPEVLGALHGRFATPHRAIWVLVVVSTLIAAVGVQSVVGLTGIGLASNFGTFVLYGLTCMWCIVAFSGREDFSVLKHLIVPGVGLIMNVAMLGAILYLYVIGNADSQHEAYICLGIAGAWAVVSGLYVAISSMRSGRKLIPATRTVA; via the coding sequence ATGCCTCAGGAAGCTCCGTCCGTTAAGCCGACGCTCGGGCTCACCGGCGTCACCGTGAACGCCATGGCGCTGATCGCGCCGGGCGCGTTCCTCTGGATCACCTATCAGCTCCAGGCCGCGGCCGCGGCGCCCGATGGCAGCTCGGTGGGGAGCGACATCTGGGCGGGGATCGGCTTCGCGCTGATCCTCGCGTTCCTCACCGCGATTTCGTATGCACAGCTCGCGCGCATCTATCCCGAGGCAGGCTTCGGCAGCTGCTACTACTTCGCCGAGAAGGCCTTCCTCGACCGTGAGAACAAGAAGCACCATCGCTGGGCCCGGCTCGCGAAGATCGTGACCGGCTGGGCGGCGCACCTCTTCTACTGGGTCTATCCCGGCGTCATGGTCGCCATGATGGCCACGTTGGTCGGCTACGTGTACGGCCAGCTGACGGGCGGCACGATGTCGGTCACGTCGATGATCATCTTCTCGGCGTTCTTCGCGGCCCTCACGGGGTACATCGCCTTCCGCGGGGTGACCGGCTCGACCTTCACATCCCTGATGATCAACGTCATCCAGCTGAGCACGCTCGTCCTCTTCAGCGTGCTCGCCATCTACTACCGCGTGGCCAATCCCGAGCACGCCACGCAGTGGACGTTCTCCGGGGGGTGGGACGTCATCCGGCCGCACTCCGTCCAAGGCGTACTCATCCAGTCGACGATCGCCATCCTGATCCTGGTCGGCTTCGAGAGCTGCACCGCGTTCGCCGCCGAGACCGTGGACCCCCACCGCAACATCCCGCGGGCGGTGATCCTCTCGCTCGTCATCCAGGGCCTGATTGCCTACCTGTTCGAGTACTTCGCCGCCGGCTTCATGGTGAGCGAGAAGCTGGCCGGCACCGACAGTACCGGGGCGGCGGTGACCGGCATGGCCGCGGCGGCAGCCTCGAGCGCCCCGATCGGCGACATGGCGATCCGGGTCGGCGACGCCGTGCTCGGCGGCATCGGCTTCGGCCTCATGATCTCGATCGCCATCACGGTCGGCCTCGCGATCCTCGGGACCACCCTCAGCTGCCTGAACACGGCCGTGCGCGTCAGCTATGCGATGGCCCAGGACCAGGAGATGCCCGAGGTCCTCGGCGCGCTGCACGGCCGCTTCGCCACCCCGCACCGGGCGATCTGGGTGCTGGTGGTGGTCTCGACCCTGATCGCGGCGGTCGGCGTGCAGTCGGTGGTGGGGCTCACGGGCATCGGCCTCGCGTCGAACTTCGGCACCTTCGTCCTCTACGGGCTCACCTGCATGTGGTGTATCGTCGCCTTCTCGGGACGAGAGGACTTCAGCGTGCTGAAGCACCTCATCGTTCCAGGGGTCGGGCTGATCATGAACGTCGCCATGCTGGGCGCGATCCTCTACCTCTACGTGATCGGCAACGCCGACTCGCAGCACGAGGCCTACATCTGCCTCGGGATCGCCGGCGCCTGGGCAGTGGTGAGCGGGCTGTACGTGGCGATCAGCAGCATGCGGAGCGGGCGCAAGCTGATCCCCGCGACACGGACGGTGGCGTAG
- a CDS encoding acyl-CoA dehydrogenase, giving the protein MSAPIGGHWLVAPVGSAPQFTGADFTEEDLLYAKTAEDFVRHEVLTRLAEIEEKRAGVMPELLKRAGALGLLMIDIPERYGGLGLHKTTSMLVSERGALCASFSVSWGAHTGIGTLPIVYYGTEAQKQRYLPKLASGEWLAAYALTEPQAGSDALAIGTRATLDPATRTYRLTGTKQFITNAGFADLFTVFAKVDGEHFTAFLVERTRPGVSTGPEEQKLGIRGSSTRQVILEEVAVPADAVLGEVGQGHKIAFNILNIGRFKLGAGAVGAAKECLQVALDYARQRHQHGRPIASFGMIQRKLADMATRIYVADSMSYRTAGLMDAAAAAIPDDQPRRLIEEAVEEYTIEASILKVFGTETLDFVADESLQTLGGYGFMADYPVERHYRDSRINRIFEGTNEINRLIIPATVVKRIGRGRLAYQDFLQQVEREIADQAAWPAPPTGPIAREIRAADVAKRVVAYTARVLIERELASLKDRQQHLEILSNMIIDLYAMDSVVGRTQRLLGHGSQQDDELRIAMTNVFTASANERVIDGARRLLVNELEGEELRRHLRLEQLVPHFPIRTIAVKTRIAEALVARGLGPVFLR; this is encoded by the coding sequence ATGAGCGCCCCGATCGGCGGCCACTGGCTCGTCGCGCCGGTCGGCTCCGCGCCGCAGTTCACGGGCGCGGACTTCACGGAAGAGGATCTGCTCTACGCCAAGACGGCCGAGGACTTCGTGCGTCACGAGGTCCTCACCCGGCTCGCCGAGATCGAGGAGAAGCGCGCAGGTGTGATGCCCGAGCTGCTCAAGCGCGCGGGCGCGCTCGGACTCCTCATGATCGACATCCCGGAGCGCTACGGCGGGCTCGGGCTCCACAAGACGACCTCGATGCTCGTCTCGGAGCGCGGGGCGCTGTGCGCCTCCTTCAGCGTCTCCTGGGGCGCGCACACCGGCATCGGCACGCTGCCGATCGTCTACTACGGCACCGAGGCCCAGAAGCAGCGCTACCTCCCGAAGCTCGCCAGCGGCGAGTGGCTGGCGGCCTATGCGCTCACCGAGCCCCAGGCGGGGAGCGACGCGCTGGCGATCGGCACGCGCGCCACGCTCGATCCCGCGACCCGGACCTACCGGCTGACCGGCACGAAGCAGTTCATCACCAATGCCGGGTTCGCCGACCTCTTCACGGTATTCGCCAAGGTCGACGGCGAGCACTTCACCGCCTTCCTCGTCGAGCGCACGAGGCCGGGGGTCTCGACCGGCCCGGAGGAGCAGAAGCTCGGCATCCGCGGCTCGTCGACGCGGCAGGTGATCCTCGAGGAGGTCGCGGTGCCGGCCGACGCGGTGCTCGGGGAGGTCGGGCAGGGGCACAAGATCGCCTTCAACATCCTCAACATCGGGCGCTTCAAGCTCGGCGCCGGGGCGGTCGGCGCCGCCAAGGAGTGCCTGCAGGTGGCGCTCGACTACGCCCGCCAGCGCCATCAGCACGGCCGTCCGATCGCGAGCTTCGGCATGATCCAGCGCAAGCTCGCCGACATGGCCACCCGTATCTACGTCGCCGACAGCATGAGCTATCGGACCGCCGGTCTCATGGACGCGGCGGCCGCCGCGATCCCCGACGACCAGCCGAGGCGCCTGATCGAGGAGGCCGTCGAGGAGTACACGATCGAGGCCTCCATCCTGAAGGTCTTCGGGACCGAGACGCTCGACTTCGTGGCCGACGAGTCGCTGCAGACGCTCGGGGGCTATGGCTTCATGGCCGACTACCCGGTCGAGCGCCACTACCGCGACTCGCGCATCAACCGCATCTTCGAGGGGACGAACGAGATCAACCGCCTCATCATCCCGGCCACGGTGGTGAAGCGGATCGGCCGGGGGCGCCTGGCGTACCAGGACTTCCTCCAGCAGGTCGAGCGGGAGATCGCCGACCAGGCCGCCTGGCCGGCGCCGCCCACCGGCCCGATCGCGCGCGAGATCCGGGCGGCCGACGTCGCCAAGCGGGTGGTGGCCTACACGGCGCGCGTGCTGATCGAGCGGGAGCTCGCCTCGCTCAAGGACCGCCAGCAGCACCTGGAGATCCTGAGCAACATGATCATCGACCTCTACGCGATGGACAGCGTCGTCGGGCGCACCCAGCGGCTCCTCGGCCACGGCTCCCAGCAGGACGACGAGCTCCGCATTGCGATGACCAACGTCTTCACCGCGTCGGCCAACGAGCGCGTCATCGACGGCGCGCGGCGGCTCCTCGTGAACGAACTGGAGGGGGAGGAGCTACGGCGGCACCTGCGGCTCGAGCAACTCGTCCCGCACTTCCCGATCCGCACCATCGCGGTCAAGACGCGGATCGCCGAGGCCCTCGTCGCGCGAGGGCTGGGGCCCGTCTTCTTACGCTGA
- a CDS encoding AAA family ATPase has translation MSTPSGIPEPHPTLIGEHPLIQKIGQLVMKVAVTDATILITGESGTGKELIARAIHSSSPRADRPFIAVNCGAIPAELLESEMFGHERGSFTGAIAQRAGMFQLAAGGTIFLDEVGEMSPVLQVKLLRVLQDREVRPVGADRAMKVDVRVVAASNKDLAQEVEHGRFREDLFYRLQVIPIVMPPLRERRSDIPLLIRHFLEKHNRKRAGRPARLSEEAMVHLWEHDWPGNVRELENLLERLVILSEDGMIEVEHLPSNIRSLISEKKIPRPTLGEDGLDLNTAVEEFENRLIEEALRRTKGNKQAAARLLGLKRTTLVAKLRRRRGPDELGDEAQEDAGE, from the coding sequence GTGAGCACACCGAGCGGAATCCCTGAGCCTCACCCGACCCTGATCGGCGAGCACCCGCTCATCCAGAAGATCGGGCAGCTCGTCATGAAGGTGGCGGTGACCGACGCCACGATCCTCATCACGGGCGAGAGCGGCACCGGCAAGGAGCTCATTGCCCGGGCGATCCATTCGTCGAGCCCGCGCGCCGACCGGCCCTTCATCGCCGTCAACTGCGGGGCCATCCCGGCCGAGCTCCTCGAGTCGGAGATGTTCGGCCACGAGCGCGGCTCCTTCACCGGCGCCATCGCGCAGCGTGCGGGGATGTTCCAGCTCGCCGCCGGCGGGACCATCTTCCTCGACGAGGTCGGCGAGATGAGCCCGGTCCTCCAGGTGAAGCTCCTGCGCGTCCTCCAGGACCGCGAGGTGCGGCCGGTCGGGGCGGACCGCGCCATGAAGGTCGACGTCCGGGTGGTCGCGGCGTCCAACAAGGACCTGGCGCAGGAGGTCGAGCACGGTCGCTTCCGCGAAGACCTCTTCTACCGCCTGCAGGTCATCCCGATCGTCATGCCGCCGCTGCGCGAGCGCCGCTCCGACATCCCGCTGCTCATTCGCCATTTCCTCGAGAAGCACAACCGCAAGCGCGCGGGCCGGCCGGCGCGCCTGTCCGAGGAGGCGATGGTGCACCTCTGGGAGCACGACTGGCCGGGCAACGTGCGCGAGCTCGAGAACCTCCTCGAGCGCCTGGTCATCCTGTCCGAGGACGGCATGATCGAGGTCGAGCACCTGCCGTCGAACATCCGGTCCCTCATCTCCGAGAAGAAGATCCCCCGTCCCACCCTCGGCGAGGATGGGCTCGACCTCAACACCGCGGTCGAGGAGTTCGAGAACCGCCTGATCGAGGAAGCGCTCCGGCGCACCAAGGGGAACAAGCAGGCCGCGGCGCGCCTCCTCGGCCTCAAGCGGACGACGCTCGTCGCCAAGCTCCGCCGGCGGCGGGGTCCCGACGAGCTCGGCGACGAGGCGCAGGAGGACGCCGGCGAATGA
- a CDS encoding ribonuclease PH, translating to MVEQRRAVRRADGRRPAELRPVRLVPGFLPPAEGSVLIETGATRVICTATVQDGVPPFLRGQGRGWVTAEYGMLPRSSGERIERERRGPGGRTHEIQRLVGRSLRAVTDMAALGERSVLIDCDVLQADGGTRTAAVTGGYVALALALDRLRAAGVVAALPLTGSVAGVSAGIVDGRQLLDLAYEEDHRAEVDMNVVMTGAGRLVEVQGTAEGKPFTTAQLARLLDLVVEGIRTLTALQRETLAAAGVAIPRRA from the coding sequence ATGGTTGAGCAGCGCCGTGCCGTTCGCCGGGCCGACGGCCGCCGGCCGGCCGAGCTGAGGCCCGTCCGTCTCGTTCCCGGCTTCCTGCCTCCCGCCGAGGGCTCGGTGCTGATCGAGACCGGCGCGACGCGGGTGATCTGTACGGCGACGGTGCAGGACGGCGTGCCCCCCTTCCTGCGCGGCCAGGGACGCGGGTGGGTGACCGCCGAGTACGGCATGCTGCCGCGCAGCTCCGGCGAGCGCATCGAGCGCGAGCGGCGAGGCCCCGGCGGCCGTACCCACGAGATCCAGCGCCTGGTCGGGCGGAGCCTCCGGGCGGTCACGGACATGGCAGCCCTGGGCGAGCGCTCGGTGCTGATCGACTGCGACGTGCTGCAGGCCGACGGCGGCACGCGCACGGCGGCGGTGACCGGGGGGTACGTCGCCCTGGCGCTCGCCCTCGACCGGCTGCGGGCGGCGGGCGTCGTGGCGGCCCTGCCGCTCACCGGCAGCGTTGCCGGCGTGAGCGCCGGGATCGTGGACGGGCGGCAGCTGCTCGACCTGGCGTACGAGGAGGACCACCGCGCCGAGGTGGATATGAACGTCGTCATGACGGGGGCGGGTCGCCTGGTCGAGGTACAGGGCACCGCGGAGGGAAAGCCGTTCACGACGGCCCAGCTCGCGCGGCTGCTCGACCTGGTCGTCGAAGGCATCCGGACGCTCACCGCGTTGCAGCGGGAGACCCTGGCGGCGGCCGGCGTGGCGATCCCCCGCCGGGCATGA
- a CDS encoding SAM-dependent methyltransferase, with translation MHEKFTHMTPALYGYLVAHAPPPDAVLRDLAEETAALGPVSLMQVAVEEAAFLGWLARLIGARRAVEVGTFTGYSAIAIARGLAPDGRLLCCDASEEWSAIARRYFARSGVAERITLKVAPALETLRALPRAPEIDLAFIDADKESYQAYYEELLPRLRANGVLVFDNVLWMGRVIDPDERSSSTEAIRALNDAVARDERVEAVMLPVSDGITLVRKR, from the coding sequence ATGCACGAGAAGTTCACGCACATGACGCCCGCGCTGTACGGCTACCTGGTCGCGCACGCCCCGCCGCCCGACGCCGTGCTCCGCGACCTCGCCGAGGAGACGGCGGCGCTCGGACCGGTGAGCCTGATGCAGGTCGCGGTCGAGGAGGCGGCGTTCCTCGGCTGGCTTGCGCGCCTGATCGGCGCGCGCCGCGCCGTCGAGGTCGGCACCTTCACGGGCTACAGCGCCATCGCCATCGCGCGCGGGCTCGCGCCGGACGGCCGCCTCCTGTGCTGCGACGCGAGCGAGGAGTGGTCGGCGATCGCGCGGCGCTACTTCGCGCGCTCGGGCGTCGCCGAGCGCATCACCCTGAAGGTCGCGCCGGCCCTCGAGACGCTCCGCGCCCTGCCGCGGGCGCCGGAGATCGACCTCGCCTTCATCGACGCCGACAAGGAGAGCTACCAGGCCTACTACGAGGAGCTCCTGCCGCGCCTGCGGGCGAACGGCGTGCTGGTCTTCGACAACGTGCTCTGGATGGGCCGGGTGATCGACCCGGACGAGCGGTCGTCGTCGACGGAGGCGATCCGCGCGCTGAACGACGCCGTCGCCCGCGACGAGCGCGTCGAGGCCGTCATGCTGCCGGTCTCGGACGGGATCACCCTCGTCCGCAAGCGCTAG
- a CDS encoding alpha/beta fold hydrolase produces MPRVRAGELELFYDTAGTGEPVLMLMGLGGEHHAWDLVRPDLARYRLVLPDNRDAGASDEASGPYTLDDMASDALAVMDALGIERFHVVGASMGGAIAQRLALQAPTRVATLVLLGTWGRTDPFLATILESWRLMAERLSAEALFRAQTPWAFTYRFFQHPSPEVRAWQAALAERGLLKSVPAYQRQIDACLAHDALDVVPLLRTPALVLVGEDDILTPPRYSRALAAALPGGEVMLVPATGHALFLETPKPCTERILRFLAKHPLA; encoded by the coding sequence ATGCCCCGCGTCCGCGCCGGCGAGCTCGAGCTCTTCTACGACACGGCCGGCACGGGCGAGCCCGTGCTCATGCTGATGGGCCTCGGCGGCGAGCATCATGCCTGGGACCTCGTGCGGCCGGACCTCGCGCGCTACCGTCTCGTCCTCCCGGACAACCGCGACGCCGGTGCGAGCGACGAGGCGTCCGGCCCCTACACGCTCGACGACATGGCGAGCGACGCCCTCGCCGTCATGGACGCGCTCGGGATCGAGCGCTTCCACGTCGTCGGCGCCTCCATGGGCGGGGCGATCGCGCAGCGCCTGGCGCTGCAGGCGCCCACCCGCGTCGCGACGCTCGTGCTCCTCGGCACGTGGGGACGGACCGACCCGTTCCTCGCCACCATCCTGGAGAGCTGGCGGCTCATGGCCGAGCGGCTCTCGGCCGAAGCGCTCTTCCGCGCGCAGACGCCGTGGGCGTTCACCTACCGGTTCTTCCAGCACCCGTCGCCCGAGGTGCGTGCCTGGCAGGCGGCGCTCGCCGAGCGCGGGCTCCTCAAGTCGGTGCCGGCCTACCAGCGGCAGATCGACGCCTGTCTCGCGCACGACGCGCTCGACGTCGTGCCGCTGCTCCGCACCCCGGCGCTCGTGCTGGTCGGCGAGGACGACATCCTGACGCCGCCACGCTACTCGCGGGCGCTCGCCGCGGCCCTGCCGGGCGGGGAGGTGATGCTCGTGCCCGCCACCGGGCACGCGCTCTTCCTCGAGACCCCGAAGCCCTGCACGGAGCGGATCCTCCGCTTCCTGGCGAAACACCCGCTCGCCTGA
- a CDS encoding serine/threonine-protein phosphatase, whose translation MPPARAVMPEIDFFQLTDVGCVRAENEDAVGHWPHEDGLVFAVADGIGGHAGGQIASSLALEVLAREMDRAPGSWPVAKRLRRAVQEANLEIYTKGITVPELRRMGTTLTTSAVVGGMLVAAHVGDCRLFLFRDRKLTQLTKDHTWVGEQVQYGILSPEEARTHPRRHVVTRSLGQELIVGIDVLSLDVKPGDVLLQCSDGVHGPIGEAELGELLAAHPPEAACRALVRRAREEGGEDNLSAQIAAIIDCPAPAARPWWRFGR comes from the coding sequence GTGCCGCCGGCCCGTGCCGTCATGCCGGAGATCGACTTCTTCCAGCTGACCGACGTCGGCTGCGTCCGCGCCGAGAACGAGGACGCGGTCGGCCACTGGCCGCACGAGGACGGCCTCGTCTTCGCGGTGGCCGACGGCATCGGCGGCCATGCCGGCGGCCAGATCGCGAGCAGCCTCGCCCTCGAGGTGCTGGCGCGCGAGATGGACCGCGCCCCCGGCAGCTGGCCGGTGGCGAAGCGCCTCAGGCGTGCCGTCCAGGAGGCCAACCTCGAGATCTACACCAAGGGCATCACGGTCCCCGAGCTCCGCCGCATGGGGACGACGCTCACGACGAGCGCCGTGGTGGGCGGCATGCTGGTGGCCGCGCACGTCGGCGATTGCCGGCTCTTCCTCTTCCGCGACCGCAAGCTGACGCAGCTCACCAAGGACCACACCTGGGTCGGGGAGCAGGTGCAGTACGGCATCCTCTCGCCCGAGGAGGCGCGCACGCACCCCCGCCGTCACGTGGTGACGCGCTCCCTCGGCCAGGAGCTGATCGTCGGCATCGACGTCCTCAGCCTGGACGTCAAGCCGGGCGACGTGCTCCTGCAGTGCAGCGACGGCGTGCACGGGCCGATCGGCGAGGCCGAGCTCGGCGAGCTGCTCGCGGCGCATCCCCCCGAGGCCGCCTGCCGCGCGCTCGTGCGACGGGCGCGCGAGGAGGGTGGCGAGGACAACCTGAGCGCGCAGATCGCCGCCATCATCGACTGTCCGGCCCCCGCCGCCCGTCCCTGGTGGCGGTTCGGGCGTTGA